The DNA sequence AAAAAGTCAGGATTAAAAATAACATCTGAAATTACTCCCCATCACCTGTTCCTGGATTCGGGCTACCTGAAAACATATGGTAACCTGGCCAAAACCAACCCTCCCCTGCGTGATAATAAAAACCGATTACAAGTTAAGGATTTACATGAAATTGACATTATTGGCACTGATCATGCCCCCCACACACTTGATGAAAAGAAAAAGGATGTTTGGAATGCCCCTCCCGGTATTCCTGGCTTAGAAACCATTCTTCCCCTGCTTTTAACCCAGTTAAACCAGGGAAAAATAGGCCTCGGAAATATTAAAAGGTTGTTATGTGAAACCCCTGCAAAAATATTTAATATTCCCAATAAAGGTTTCATAAGAGAGGGAATGGATGCAGACCTGGTGGTGGTGGATTTGAAGAAAGAAGATAATATTGATCCTGCTAAGTTCCAGTCTAAAGCTAAGTATTCCCCATTTGAAGGTTTTCATGTCCAGGGAGTGCCAGTTATGACCATGGTACGAGGGGAATCAATCATGGACAATGGAGAAATATTAAAAAATCAAGGAAAGTTTGTTTATCCAAATACAGTGAATATTAAAAAGGATATAAATTAATTAATAAAATATAAGAAAGATTAGTAGGTGGAAAAAATGTGCGAATCAACTGTTTACGATACCAAAGGGATTAAACTCATGGATGATGTGATTCACATGAAAATCTATGGGGATAGAATAGAAATGGTGGATATATTAAACCAAGGAATGACTGTAGAGGGCAAGATAGTTGAATTAGACCTGGAAAAACATAGTATTTTCATAGAAGTTGATGAAAAGGGGTTAGTTAAATAGAATTGATGATTAAGTAAATCAAATTTATTTTCAAATTTATAATTTTATTGGAATATCTTTCAAAATTCATATATTTTATTATTTATGAAAAAAAGCAGGATTCTTAGATCTTGTTAATAAAAATAGGATTCTTAAATCTAGTAATAAAAAATCTAGAGATAAAACCAGGTAGAATAACTGAATTCTAAAAATAAAAAAGAGGGGTGGATATTCTCCACCAAAATTTGTTTTGTTTTTGTTTCGTGTTTGAACCTATTTTAGGGACAATGCTTCGTGTGGGCAGGCAGGTATGCACTGATCACAGAGTATGCAGAATCCTTTGAGTGGTACTTTGTCTTCGGTGAGTTTCAGCATGTTGTAAGGACATACATCCACACAGTCACCGCACTCCGTACACTTATCAGGACTGAACTCTACCCTGTTACGTTTGACAACTTCACCATCAACAACTTTGTCCATTTCCACCAGGCTTAATGCACCTTCTGGGCAGGCAATAGCGCATGCCCCACAACGGGTACACATGGCGAATGATGGTTCACCCTCAACTTCAGTGTCTCCTGGAACTTCAAATCCAGTATTGGTAACCACCCGAATAGCATCGTTTGGACAGA is a window from the Methanobacterium sp. Maddingley MBC34 genome containing:
- a CDS encoding putative RNA-binding protein (PFAM: Predicted RNA-binding protein), which produces MCESTVYDTKGIKLMDDVIHMKIYGDRIEMVDILNQGMTVEGKIVELDLEKHSIFIEVDEKGLVK
- a CDS encoding NADH:ubiquinone oxidoreductase chain I-like protein (PFAM: 4Fe-4S binding domain_SP), which codes for TCIKCGVCSQTCPWNAVFISGKKPEKRSKELNKFEVDVDTCIGCNVCVEACPGDFIEAKASTLTVELPEICTYCGLCENLCPVDAIDLDVKLGPAKPASEEGLVWDESKCEYVGACARICPNDAIRVVTNTGFEVPGDTEVEGEPSFAMCTRCGACAIACPEGALSLVEMDKVVDGEVVKRNRVEFSPDKCTECGDCVDVCPYNMLKLTEDKVPLKGFCILCDQCIPACPHEALSLK